The Balaenoptera musculus isolate JJ_BM4_2016_0621 chromosome 6, mBalMus1.pri.v3, whole genome shotgun sequence nucleotide sequence TGTGGGCGAGACTACCAGTGAACTGTATTTGGACTCTATAATTCTTACTCATTGGCCAAGCAGCAGTTACTTTCAGCTCTTTCCACCCCAGGTATACAACCAGTGAACTCTggaaatacacaaaaaaattcacacaaaaaTAGAGGAATTGGCAAGAAGAAAGGATTGTGTATAGAGAATTCAAGAAGGGCTTATATGATGGCTTCTCCTTGAACGTTCAAAAcacttttcctttgctgttcCAGGGAGGATGAGAGTGACTTTGTCTGGCTCTGTCGTGCAAACTAGGAATGTGTGATATGTAGCTAAATAGTCTGTTTAATCTGATTTCAATTATAACCAAGTAGTTGCATATCCTGTGTACCTGTTAAGCTTCTGGATTATCAGCTCTATTCTCTGTTGGGCACTTCACTGTTGTTTAAGTATTAATGGGCTCTATTTCCTCCATAgttagccatgaaaagaaattttcattACTACCTTTGTAGTGTGTTTAATAATGAATGTTAGTGTATTAGCGTGCAGCTTTCAAATATAGTGTGTTaaaggttttcagtttttcaagttgaaatcttaccatttgttCCAttaaacttgtctttttttttgtggggggtggGTGGTTCCAAGAGATCTAGAGGGGTAGCAACTGGGTGAAAAGATTTCATCTAAGCCTTTGGCCAGACAAATGTCTTGCGGGGTATACACTTCCTTACTGGGAGTATCATTGTCCAAAAGCCGTTAGCTGAGGAGCATATCCCAAATGTGTCATTTCGTGCTAACGGTGAGACAAACGTCACCGCCATCATTTAACAGGACACTTACCGCTGTCTAGACACCGCCAGGCACATTCAGacatcttgtttaatcctcacagtctTACGAGTTAATTATTATTCCCTCTTTTACAAAAAAAGCTGAagttcaaagaagttaagtaacttgttccaGGTTACCTAGTTAGTAAATGGTAGAGTCTGGTCCGTCTGTTACCTTATAAGAGGTTTCATAGGGCTTTACTGAATATGTTGGCAACACTGgccagaccaaaaaaaagaatcagtccAGCCAGCATGGCCTGTTCCCTGTACAAAGCCTGAACTTTATAACtgctccaccttttttttttttttaacttttcttagcatttattttttgcagcATTTATTCCCAGGCcgtatatttttgtttcttctgggatatctttttcttctgtgcaaCCTCCTCTTCTGGTTTAGGAACAATCTGTTCCTTTTCAGTAAGGATCATCTCAATGTGGCAGGGAGAGCTCATGTATGGGTTGAACCGACCATGAGCTCTTTAAATCCTGCGCTGCATCTTGGGGGCTTTGTTCACCTGGATGTGATCAATGACCAGAGAATCTGCATTTGAGTTCAGCATTACTCTCTGCATTTTTGAGAATGTGCAGTAAAAATTCAGCACTCTTTGGGCCACTGACCCTGCATCCAGCCCCACTGTTTGGCCTGGGCACACCTACCAACTCCACCATTGTAATGACAGAATGGCACACATTGCTTCTGTAAAGTGACATCCTTCAGATACTTGGTGGCTTTTCAGATATGCATACCCTTAATGGCCTGGACGGTTTCACGAGTGTTCTTAAAGTGAACATGAAGATTTGAACCTCTTGGTCACCTCAGACCACTTACCGGGAAAGCCTGCTCTACCATTTATACTGCCCTTTTGAGGAGTCACTGCATCTCTTACTCTGACTTCATGCCAAAGGGAGTTAATTTTACCACTTCTACCTTGTGAACTTGCAAGGAGCCTATAGTGTTATTCAACAGGAAACTATTTGCATCTTGGGACGGATGATATTTTGTTGTGTAGAAATGTCTTCAGCATTGCAACATGTCTTAGCATCCCTGACCTCTGAGGTACTAACAGCCAAAAGCACAACCCACCCCTGCATTGGGGTGCCAAAGATTCCTAAATGCTCTCTAGAAGGATGGCACTGCCCAACGTTAGAACTATTGAATGTGAAGACAGAAGATGCCACAATGTTAAGTATATCCTTCCCTATCCCAGAAGACTCAAAGCTGTGTCTTGTTTGGTGAATCAGCCACTCCAACAGTGTAAGTTCTATTTTGACTGAAAGGCCTCCACCACAtgctagctgggtgaccttgaacaaggtAGCTAAACTTGGGGAGCATCAGTTTCATCTGTGAAGTAGGAGTGAAGCCTGTTTAACTCGGAAGCAGTAGTCCTAGTACAGAGGCAAGTGTTCTTCCCTGAGCTTCCCCGGCTCCTCTCTCTGTTCCTTGTGGCTCTGAGAATATGGTGAGATCATTGCCTAATTTACCCAGCACAAGAGTTAAGGAGCAAGGATGTGTAAAGAAATGAAGTCAGTGGGGAGAGGTCAAGTCCCAGCTTTAGTATAATTATCTTCAGTGGTGCAAATGGAGAGGTAGATGCTAGTCCCCTGGCAGGATATGTAGGCGGCTTTCCAATTTCATAATGGAGAACTTTTTCTTCACAGTGGAGCTTAAGACTGTTTGGTTTTACTAAACATGAAGTAtgtatgtcttggctattttggAATATCTTGTACATTAAGACCCCTAAGAGTTTATAGAAGGTGGTTTCATTAAACTTACAAAATGCTATTTAGAGCAAATAAAACCAATTTCTGGCCTCTGAAAGCTTATTCTACAAatcccaaaaaacaaaatgttatctTTTTGTGATGGTGTTTTAACCACTTTGAGATTGTTTCAGAGCCCTGAGCCACCAGGCAGTAttaaaagtgaagaagaaatcaGGGTTTTAGATACTGCAGAGGTGGCAACCTGTAGTCAAGCAGCATCCAAATTCTATCTAGTTTTCCTTGGTTCCTAGATTCTGTCAcgtaaaatgaaaaccagaatcCCCTGCCTGTATGGCCTGGGATGGGAACTAAGGCTTTTACTCTATCCGGTGTTTCTgccttacctcttttttttttttttcttttttggccatgccacacggcatgtgggatcttagttctccgaccagagatcaaacccgtgccccctgcagtggaagcacagagtcctaaccactgggccaccagggaattccctgccttACCTCTCAAGGCCAGAATTACAACAGTTGGAGGAGAGGAATCAGAGCTCCACCCCAAACCTACCAGGAGGAATAAAAATCTCTTCCTCCAAatcccagatttcttttgatcACTGACTCTGGTTTCTTTCACCTTTAAACTTTTCTACTCTTAACACTCCATAAACCACGCACTGACAAGAGGTCGTCTTGTACAAGAAGCAGCTGAGTGAACGTGCCCTCCTTGCTGGTAAGGACTCTGCCACCCCTGGCTCATCCTACCCTTCTGTCCCCCTAGTTCTGACAGAGGACCAGCCAACTcgttgttgaatgagtgagtgaatgaattaatgaatgcagGCCATTTTTACTGGGACTGGTGGCAAAACAtccaaagagaaaactgaaagggGAAGACAAACACATTTGCTCACAATTGAAGCTCACTCTCCAAATTTTTTAGCAACAAATAATAGAAAGAGCAACTCCAAAAAATGTGAACTGAGTTCAAAGCAGCTCCAGTAAGAAATGCAGCTTGCTGTCTGAGTGGGTCAGGTTCCTGGATGCCATCGCCCAGCCCTTTGGTACAACATGTTACATAGCCCTGTCATCACAGATTTGCTTCTCGGCCCTTCCTTGACCCTTGGTTCACACCCAGAgctctctttgtatctttttccGTTAGCTTTCAGAGGTTCTCATTATAGTAGGACTCTCTCCGTTCCCAGAAGCAGATGCACAGCCTAGCCAATCCCTGGATTGTAAAAAAGAACAATACTACAAAGGAAGACAACCCCAAATGAGGCTCTGCAGTCCTCATACCCAGCAGCAGCCAAGAAAGGCTTGGTTCTTTGTCTGGAACAGATGCTCACCCCACACCCCAAAAAAACTGCTTGGTccaaaagatggagaagatgagcAACAGAGTGACACTGAGGATGACAGCCAGCAGGTAGGCAAAGATCCGGAACTGCGGGTTGCGGAAACACCCCCTCAGAGAGTcgtggctggggctggggctggggatggggacgGTGGTAGGGGCCACGTCCTGGGGGCGCCCAGTCTGGCTCCCAGGCCCGGGGCCGAGTTCCAGCGTGTAGACCCGGGGCTGGCGCAGGAAGTAGCGGCTCTTGGGCTCGTCCTTGAGACAGAGCTGGCGGCCTTCCAAGATGACGTGGTGGGGCTCCAGGCGGAGCAGGGTGAGCACGGCAGTGTCCGTGGGCAAGTCAGTGACAGGCTGTCCGGAGGCCAGCACAGTGGGCTGGCGACAGAGCGGACACAGCAACCGGCGCCGGGCCGGAGTCACCAGGCTGAGGTGGGCCAGGCACTCCACGCAGAAAGAGTGGCAGCAGTCCAGCACTTTGGGGGTGTGGAACA carries:
- the RNF183 gene encoding E3 ubiquitin-protein ligase RNF183 — its product is MAEKQGREPECPVCWNPFNNMFHTPKVLDCCHSFCVECLAHLSLVTPARRRLLCPLCRQPTVLASGQPVTDLPTDTAVLTLLRLEPHHVILEGRQLCLKDEPKSRYFLRQPRVYTLELGPGPGSQTGRPQDVAPTTVPIPSPSPSHDSLRGCFRNPQFRIFAYLLAVILSVTLLLIFSIFWTKQFFWGVG